One window from the genome of Nicotiana sylvestris chromosome 9, ASM39365v2, whole genome shotgun sequence encodes:
- the LOC104245950 gene encoding uncharacterized protein — MKEMEGEVVELYELHYSDLKKLSSEIALSAAESCEEIQRLESITTSVMENLGPEGPGLLAITGVPEASNLRRTLLPLARKLSLLNNEDRRRLLKEHSLGSDVSLKNPNRNVSSFSMQLKYEQCFEISDGRVDDLDVENRDDEVVNQDEFKKLGCTFKELGYCMMDLGLRLAQICDKGIGGQELQQSLLESGTAKGRVIHYHSAVDNDIIREAAKRNGYVKSRNGKFNKNEQASTKQQGTDLSKDQSNDYGLWQQWHYDYGIFTLLTVPMFLLSSHQETPAAVNTGSPVSSEHEFPSPCGHTYLQIFDPKKNQVFMVKAPLESLILQVGEAADILSKGKLRATLHCVCRPPKIEKLSRETFVVFLQPAWSKQFSLLDYPLENLNFNSQQWGIRIEGIEQPRQAPEEISHEIQKIVPPLLSRLKDGMTFAEFSRETTKQYYGGKGLQPNR, encoded by the exons ATGAAAGAGATGGAGGGAGAGGTAGTCGAACTGTACGAGCTTCACTACTCTGATTTGAAGAAACTGTCATCAGAGATAGCTTTATCAGCAGCAGAATCTTGTGAAGAAATTCAGCGGCTTGAATCAATCACCACAAGTGTTATGGAAAACCTAGGACCAGAGGGACCTGGACTTCTGGCCATCACCGGCGTTCCAGAAGCTTCCAATCTTCGTCGAACTCTTCTTCCTTTGGCTCGAAAACTCTCTCTTCTCAATAACGAAGATCGCAGACGCCTTCTTAAG GAACACAGTCTGGGAAGTGATGTTTCATTGAAGAACCCCAATAGAAATGTCTCGTCTTTTTCCATGCAATTGAAATATGAGCAATGCTTTGAAATAAGTGATGGTCGGGTTGATGATCTAGATGTTGAAAATCGGGATGATGAAGTTGTTAATCAGGATGAGTTTAAGAAACTAGGATGCACCTTTAAGGAGCTAGGATACTGCATGATGGACCTAGGGCTTCGTCTTGCACAAATATGTGATAAGGGCATTGGGGGCCAAGAGCTACAACAGAGCTTACTAGAGTCCGGCACAGCTAAAGGGCGTGTAATCCATTACCATTCCGCTGTTGACAATGATATTATTAGAGAAGCTGCAAAAAGAAACGGATATGTTAAATCAAGAAAtggaaaattcaataagaatgaGCAAGCAAGTACGAAACAACAAGGGACTGACTTATCGAAAGACCAGTCAAATGACTATGGTCTATGGCAGCAGTGGCATTATGATTATGGTATTTTCACTCTCTTAACAGTTCCCATGTTTCTGTTGTCCTCTCACCAAGAAACGCCAGCTGCTGTAAATACTGGTTCACCCGTTTCTTCTGAGCATGAGTTCCCTTCGCCCTGTGGTCACACATATCTTCAAATATTTGATCCCAAAAAGAATCAGGTCTTCATGGTAAAGGCACCTTTGGAGAGTCTCATTCTGCAGGTTGGAGAAGCAGCTGATATATTATCTAAGGGGAAGCTACGAGCAACACTTCATTGTGTTTGTAGACCACCAAAGATTGAAAAGTTGAGCAGGGAGACATTTGTTGTCTTCTTGCAGCCAGCGTGGAGCAAACAATTCTCTCTTTTGGATTACCCTCTTGAGAATTTAAATTTTAATAGTCAGCAGTGGGGAATACGTATTGAGGGAATTGAACAGCCTAGGCAGGCACCAGAGGAAATAAGTCACGAAATTCAAAAAATTGTTCCGCCACTTTTGTCGAGGCTGAAAGATGGGATGACATTTGCAGAATTTTCCCGTGAAACAACGAAACAATACTATGGTGGTAAAGGTTTACAGCCCAACAGATAG
- the LOC138877871 gene encoding uncharacterized protein: MGSHYDGTMEWIKQDRPVNEKVKSQPERCRSPVGWFESAEVSLIGPEFVCEALEKVQLIRERLKTAQSRQKSYSGKRHRDLKFMVGDKVFLKISPMKGVMRFGKKEKLSPRFIGPYEIINNKGNVAYKLALPVELFSVHPVFHVSMLRKYIHDESHIILADTITIKEGLTYEEVPIEILDRQVRKLRTKDLASVKVLWSNHDSKEATWDVKEDMRKKYPYLFEEKGM; encoded by the exons ATGGGTAGTCACTATGACGGTACCATGGAATGGATCAAACAAGATAGACCAGTAAATGAAAAGGTTAAGAGCCAACCAGAAAG ATGtaggtctccagtgggttggtttgaatcAGCAGAGGTGTCGTTGATCGGTCCAGAGTTTGTTTGTGAGGCCTTAGAGAAAGTTCAGTTAATCAGAGAAAGGCTGAAAAcggctcagagtcgtcagaagtcctATTCTGGCAAGAGGCATCGTGACTTAAAGTTCATGGTTGGTGACAAAGTATTTTTGAAAATTTCAccaatgaaaggagttatgaggtttggtaagaaagaGAAACTTAGTCCTAGATTTATCGGACCTTATGAGATTATAAATAATAAGGGGAACGTGGCTTATAAGCTAGCGTTACCCGTTGAATTGTTCTCTGTTCATCCTgtttttcatgtgtctatgcttagaaAGTACATTCATGATGAGTCACATATAATACTTGCTGATACCATAACAATTAAAGAAGGCTTAACTTATGAAGAGGTACCTATAGAAATTctcgataggcaagtaagaaagttgagaacaaaagatttagcatcggtaaaagttttgtggagtaatcatgattcaaaagagGCTACGTGGGATGTCAAGGAAGATATGAGAAAGAAAtatccatatttatttgaggaaaaaggtatgtga